In a genomic window of Glycine max cultivar Williams 82 chromosome 13, Glycine_max_v4.0, whole genome shotgun sequence:
- the LOC100818448 gene encoding DNA-repair protein XRCC1-like (The RefSeq protein has 1 substitution compared to this genomic sequence): MSDTKRSANNSGSKRSLPSWTNSRENESDNSAKKPTLDGQGEKSSDAETPNKSKVQNENGGNASSLESKSFNKLLEGVVFVLSGFVNPERGMLRSRAMEMGAEYKPDWNSDCTLLVCAFPNTPKFRQVEADCGTIVSKDWIIECYTQRKLIEIDSYLLHAGKPWRKGNGSLEVNEDKKPSVPKKLLKHVEREQPSASTASIKSKGKDTDVARKCFEPSEVKKWAIDDLNETIQWLESQEEKPDPGELTKIAAEGILTCLQDAICSLEEKQDIRKGTEDWMFLPRVVEELAKFDVVGNKGSLSKEDLRRQALDCKRIYEEELNSLDHERKKNSKVNKEQRSKTGRTNAMSSGAVEYDSDETIEMTEQEIDIAYKALSSNICHL, translated from the exons ATGTCCGATACTAAAAGAAGTGCCAACAACAGCGGTTCCAAGCGGAGCCTGCCATCGTGGACGAATTCAAGGGAAAATGAGAGCGATAACAGTGCAAAGAAACCAACTTTGGATGGCCAAGGTGAGAAATCCAGTGACGCTGAGACACCCAACAAGAGCAAAGTCCAAAATGAAAATGGTGGAAATGCCTCAAGTTTGGAATCTAAAAGCTTCAACAAGCTTCTG GAAGGGGTGGTTTTTGTGCTTTCAGGGTTTGTGAATCCGGAGAGGGGCATGTTGAGGTCACGAGCTATGGAAATGGGAGCAGAATATAAGCCTGATTGGAACTCTGATTGCACTCTCTTGGTTTGTGCTTTTCCAAATACCCCTAAGTTTAGACAAGTTGAAGCTGATTGTGGAACCATCGTGTCCAAG GATTGGATAATAGAGTGTTACACACAGAGGAAGCTGATTGAAATTGACAGTTACCTTTTACATGCTGGGAAACCATGGCGCAAAGGAAATGGATCACTTGAAGTAAATGAAG ATAAGAAACCATCTGTACCCAAAAAATTATTGAAGCACGTTGAAAGAGAACAGCCTTCAGCATCAACTGCCTCCATAAAATCAAAG GGAAAAGACACTGATGTTGCTAGGAAATGCTTTGAGCCTTCGGAAGTGAAAAAGTGGGCCattgatgatttgaataaaacaattcaGTGGCTGGAAAGTCAAGAAGAAAAG CCTGATCCAGGTGAGTTGACAAAAATAGCTGCAGAGGGGATTCTAACTTGTTTGCAAGATGCAATATGTTCTCTAGAGGAAAAACAG GACATCCGGAAAGGAACTGAGGACTGGATGTTCTTACCTCGTGTTGTTGAGGAGCTTGCAAAGTTTGATGTAGTAGGAAACAAGGGCTCATTGTCAAAGGAAGATCTTCGAAGACAGGCTTTGGATTGTAAACGTATTTATGAGGAGGAACTAAATAGTTTAGAtcatgaaaggaaaaagaattCAAAGGTAAATAAAGAACAGAGGAGCAAAACTGGAAGAACAAATGCCATGTCTTCTGGTGCAGTTGAGTATGATAGTGATGAGACAATTGAGATGACTGAACAAGAAATAGATATTGCATATAAGGCTTTGTCCTCTAATATCTGCCACTTGTGA
- the LOC100818448 gene encoding DNA-repair protein XRCC1-like isoform X1, producing MSDTKRSANNSGSKRSLPSWTNSRENESDNSAKKPTLDGQGEKSSDAETPNKSKVQNENGGNASSLESKSFNKLLEGVVFVLSGFVNPERGMLRSRAMEMGAEYKPDWNSDCTLLVCAFPNTPKFRQVEADCGTIVSKDWIIECYTQRKLIEIDSYLLHAGKPWRKGNGSLEVNEDKKPSVPKKLLKHVEREQPSASTASIKSKGKDTDVARKCFEPSEVKKWAIDDLNKTIQWLESQEEKPDPGELTKIAAEGILTCLQDAICSLEEKQDIRKGTEDWMFLPRVVEELAKFDVVGNKGSLSKEDLRRQALDCKRIYEEELNSLDHERKKNSKVNKEQRSKTGRTNAMSSGAVEYDSDETIEMTEQEIDIAYKALSSNICHL from the exons ATGTCCGATACTAAAAGAAGTGCCAACAACAGCGGTTCCAAGCGGAGCCTGCCATCGTGGACGAATTCAAGGGAAAATGAGAGCGATAACAGTGCAAAGAAACCAACTTTGGATGGCCAAGGTGAGAAATCCAGTGACGCTGAGACACCCAACAAGAGCAAAGTCCAAAATGAAAATGGTGGAAATGCCTCAAGTTTGGAATCTAAAAGCTTCAACAAGCTTCTG GAAGGGGTGGTTTTTGTGCTTTCAGGGTTTGTGAATCCGGAGAGGGGCATGTTGAGGTCACGAGCTATGGAAATGGGAGCAGAATATAAGCCTGATTGGAACTCTGATTGCACTCTCTTGGTTTGTGCTTTTCCAAATACCCCTAAGTTTAGACAAGTTGAAGCTGATTGTGGAACCATCGTGTCCAAG GATTGGATAATAGAGTGTTACACACAGAGGAAGCTGATTGAAATTGACAGTTACCTTTTACATGCTGGGAAACCATGGCGCAAAGGAAATGGATCACTTGAAGTAAATGAAG ATAAGAAACCATCTGTACCCAAAAAATTATTGAAGCACGTTGAAAGAGAACAGCCTTCAGCATCAACTGCCTCCATAAAATCAAAG GGAAAAGACACTGATGTTGCTAGGAAATGCTTTGAGCCTTCGGAAGTGAAAAAGTGGGCCattgatgatttgaataaaacaattcaGTGGCTGGAAAGTCAAGAAGAAAAG CCTGATCCAGGTGAGTTGACAAAAATAGCTGCAGAGGGGATTCTAACTTGTTTGCAAGATGCAATATGTTCTCTAGAGGAAAAACAG GACATCCGGAAAGGAACTGAGGACTGGATGTTCTTACCTCGTGTTGTTGAGGAGCTTGCAAAGTTTGATGTAGTAGGAAACAAGGGCTCATTGTCAAAGGAAGATCTTCGAAGACAGGCTTTGGATTGTAAACGTATTTATGAGGAGGAACTAAATAGTTTAGAtcatgaaaggaaaaagaattCAAAGGTAAATAAAGAACAGAGGAGCAAAACTGGAAGAACAAATGCCATGTCTTCTGGTGCAGTTGAGTATGATAGTGATGAGACAATTGAGATGACTGAACAAGAAATAGATATTGCATATAAGGCTTTGTCCTCTAATATCTGCCACTTGTGA